catacagctatggaagtttaatggatacctaatggacgtctatctaactttcatcatggaagtaaatgttccatagagctatggaagtttaatggattcttaatggacgtctgtctaacttccatcatggaaataatgttccatagagctatggaagtttagtggatccctaatagacgtccatctaacttccactgtggaagaaaacatccaatggagctatggatgtttaatggatccctaatggatgtctatctaacttccaccatggaggtaaacctccaatagagccatggacgtttactggatctttaatggacgtctgtctaacttccgccatggagatAAATCTTCAATGGAGCCATGAAAGTTTACTGaatccctaatggacgtctatctaacttccgccatggaggtaaatctCCAATGGAAttaaggaagtttactagacctctaatggacgtccatctgacttccaccatggatatagacgtcccatggatctatggaggtttaatggacgtccattggacatccactggatgccaatttctatgtgggtaactagtgaatgtgtttgtTACGTGCAGGACAAGCACGCGGCCAATTATGAAATCGCGGCTACTGCCCTGCATTCTGATGTGATTATGCTCTAGTTtatacaccgagcacttggtatgCGTATCAAACAGTAAATAACTaggtatcaaatagtaaataactagtgaatgtgtttaatcattggctgatcagcttaaattcattacttgatacgcgtaccaagtgctcggtgtaaactagagcaatgACTCGTGAAACTGGACAAATTTACCAAATTAACAAACCGGATCTTCAGAGATCGCGACGATAGTAGATTCGGTAAAGTCAGTTGGAAGATCGTCGCTCTGTTCAAGATAACGCAGGAATCCCTCAAATATGCTAATACAGGCGCGACACTCGTGTAAGATACTGCGGGTGACtaataatacattacaaaCCGAGCAGTATTCTTGGCAGTCACCGAACCCGATATGTATGTAGTGGCGCAGTTTGTATGTGTAAAGCAAGTGGGTCTCGGGGAGAGCTTGGAGGTAGCAGCTATCGCACAAgtaataagttttatcaatTCAATGTTGATAAAACAATGACGCGGTCACAGTTTAGCTATAACCAGTTACGACAGTACAGTCGGAATCTTTGATGTTTATGTTACCTAGTCACGTGACCATTCGCCATGTTTTGGATTGTAAGAAAGCGCGTTATTCGaagatataaaacaaaaaaagatagtaaaaatatttcttatgattcgtgtcaaattgttattaaagagataagtgaataaataaaaaaaattacagaaaaagttaaaaaaagttaaattctgaaatgaggttaaacaataataaataaatggattttttggaaaacaaaaaaattttattcctgcGTTTCGTCCAGATATGTTTTTACACATGACACAGGAAAATCCACCTTTACTAactttacttattattataatttatttcaaaataaatgattatgaAAAAAACACTGAAGATGATCttcattaataatcttttcaaaataatacctAATTAATATCGCTTAATATcactgaaaaattattcacacaaTATAACCTTTAACACGCAATTATCACATGTCTAGCTCATAGCTTCGTACCGCGTGGCTTGCCATGTCCGccatattttagataatacAGTTGACGCATGcgtcgtaaaatattatacgaagAATTTCGCTGACTGTCGTAACTGGTTATAGCTAAActgcatatatgtaatactacTATATTGCTAGTCAAGCTGAAATACGAGCGACAACACCACGGTGCAGACATATAGGCAATCTCTCACTTCCACAATTCGTGTACTATGAGTCACATGCGCATGCGCgcgttttaatgaattaaaatgcTGCCAGCGCCACAAATTTAAACACGACGTAAGATTaggttaatatttttgtttactttcATTACATGAACTGTATGTGCAATTGGAAACAATGAGATCGTGTTACATATGTGGAAGATTTACATCAAAAGcggaaaatatttctttacacaagtaaattaactgaaaaataataaaatcaagtaTACTATtgcttaagaaataaaaattaaattaatttttagatttccAAAAAGACCAGAAATGCGTAAAAAATGGGTCGAAGGACTGCAGGAAGGAGATGATGTATctcgtttatttatttgttcacTTCATTTCAAGTTTAcctcaaaatttaattatacaggAGAAATGGAAGTTACCTTCTGGAATTGTACCGAACAAAAAGATCTCTGATGTGACAACAATTAACGTAACAACTTCATCAGAAGTATCTTTGTTAAATTATCCAACAACTACATTTTCAAATGCGCCAATAACAGAAAATACTAATATATCCAAATtagttgaaataaaaagtacatCTTTAACTATGTTTGATGATATAGATTGtgataatcaattaatatcaaaagcTTCCTCTTCTCATTTAGGTAAGttattatacagaaaaaaaatatatactattattacaaagaaaaataataaatgttattttttataacaaatatttagattCTGAAGAGGATTTTTCTTCCCCTCCAAaaagagtgagtcccagatgcgcacagtaataaacggacacatcacgctgagtgaaacggacacagtaacaaacggacacagaccaaacggacacagtaataaacggacacagtgcgaaacggacacagtaacaaacggacacagtgcgaaacggacacagtaacaaacggacacagaccaaatgcgcacagagcgaaacggacacagtgcaaaacggacacagaccaaatgcgcacagagcgaaacggacacagtgcgaaacggacacagaccaaatgcgcacactgcacatgcgcacag
This genomic window from Monomorium pharaonis isolate MP-MQ-018 chromosome 8, ASM1337386v2, whole genome shotgun sequence contains:
- the LOC118646837 gene encoding uncharacterized protein LOC118646837; the encoded protein is MMYLVYLFVHFISSLPQNLIIQEKWKLPSGIVPNKKISDVTTINVTTSSEVSLLNYPTTTFSNAPITENTNISKLVEIKSTSLTMFDDIDCDNQLISKASSSHLDSEEDFSSPPKRVSPRCAQ